Genomic segment of Bos taurus isolate L1 Dominette 01449 registration number 42190680 breed Hereford chromosome X, ARS-UCD2.0, whole genome shotgun sequence:
TACAAACATAAAGATACTTGTGGCTATGTTATATACCGAGAATGAGGAAAATTGGCATAAatagacagaggaaaacaaagattCAGAAAGAACAAgatatttgaggaaaaaaaaaatgagaagtacCTGAAGCTAGATGTGCCTTAGGATTTTTAGATCTTTAAAACAATGtatttcatttgtaaaactaTAAGCTTATGATTGGAAAACTCATAATAGTTGTCTAGGAGAGTGATATGATTGTTGATGATATAGTAGTAGTTgttaagtccctcagtcatgtccaactctttgtgaccccaaggactacagcatgccaggcttttctgtcctttaccatctaccagagcttgctcaaattcatatccattgagtcgatggaTAGTTAGatgtaaaaaagaaatttgatAGAGGGGAGGTGGTCAGGGAATGAGTGAAATAGGTGTGGGAGATTAAgtagtacaaacttccagtttaaAATAAAGGAGTCAAAgggatgaaatgtacagtgtggagaATATAGGTGATAGTAATGTAATATCTCTGTAGgatgacagatggtaactaggcttgtgatcattttataatatacagaaatatcTAGTTTCTATGTTGTACACCAGAGACAAACAGTGTTGTAGGCCAAGTATACTTCaagagacaaacaaacaaactcatagaaaaatagataagatttgtggttaccagaggtgggggggggtgggggttggatgaaggtggtcaaaaggtgcATAATtctagttacaaaataaataagtataggAATGTAATGTACATTAGTCATGTTGTATATGAAAGATgttaagagtaaatcctaagagttctcatcacaaggaaaaagatattatttctcttttattttatctCTATATGAGGTGATAGATGTTTGCTAAATTTATCATGgttatcatttcatgatgtatgtaagtgtAAGAGAACAAAACTTGCCACCCCAAAATGTTTCTTTGGCATGTAGATTATTTcaagctggaggaaaaaaatctaggCCCAAAAGTCTCAGGAAGAAAGTTTGACCTTGCTCCTAACTGCCTAAAAATTTTACATAAAGGGCCTATTCCCCAGTAGAGCTATCACCAGAGATATCTACAAAGAATATGGCTAGTTGTGGTGGGGAAAACACAGCAGAGCCTAGAGACCTAAGACAGGTCTGTGTCCTATTGTCTGCATGGCCCATTTACcaaacatttccttttctgtctttatatgAACCACTTTGCTTTCCTTTGAAGTCTCAAATACTATCCATgacatcctcttttgtctttagttaAAGATGGTATTTAAGTTGAGGGTTTCAGCCATATGTTcatgtttttaaactttgattttttttctggttaaTTTGTCTTATGATGTTTTACTTCTTAGACCAGCTGGAAGAATCTAGATGGGTAAAGGAAAATTTCTTACTGCCCAACATaattcaaatcattatgctgtgtgCCTTTAACTTAGTCTTAAACAtcaatgtcaattatatctccaaAACCTggtagagaaaataaataatttataattaagttGCCATGTAAAACTTATTTGTTTTTGTCCAGCCTATAAAATTAATATGTTCATATAATTTGAATTTAATTGGATTTagttttttatgaaaaataagaaaacagaatattTATGGCATTCATTAgtttaataagtatttattaggCATTGAAATTGTGTAAAGTTGAAAGAAATaagcattttcatttaattatgaGTAAAATGTAGTTATGACATATTGATATAATGTTAATATTGTGAATAAATTTCCTACATCTTTGTACCTTGAGATCCTCTCAAAATGTCCTTATATTTGCATGCATTTCATTTATTATACAATGTATTCTGATACTTTGGCCCAGTAatactcatttaattcttatatgAAGATAAAATATCCTGAGGTGAAGTATCAGTGAACGTTTGATTTATATTAAGAAACAGAATGACCCTGGTGGGAACTAAAATGTCTTTCACTAATACCTTAATAAAGAGTAAGATAATGTTTTATGACCAATTAGCTCCCTAGTGGGATTTTAAGGATGcctaagtcaagagataccttgagtaacaggcaaatttgtccttggagtacaaaatgaagcagggaaaatgctaacagagttttgccaagagaacacaccaatcatagcaaacaccctcttccaacaacacaagtgatgactctacacatggacatcaccagatggtcaataccaaaatcagattgattacattctttgcagccaaagatggagaagctctatacggtcagcaaaaacaagaccagagccAACTGTAGCTGAGATCAAGagctcattgcaaaattcagacttaaattgaagaaagtagggaaaaccactagaccattcaggtatgaaagtgaaagtgaaagtagctcagtcatgtccaactctttgcgaccctatggaccctatggagagtccatggaattctccaggccagaatactggagtgggtagcctttcccttctcaaggggatctttccaactcaggggttgaacccaggtcttccatattgcaggtggtttctttaccagttgagccacaagggatgcccaagaatactggagtgggtactgaAGAGgactattccttctccagcagatcttcccaacccaggaatagaacgagggtctcctgcattgcaggcagattctttaccaactgagctatcagggaagcccaaccattcatgtatgacctaaatcaaatcccttaccataatacagtggaagtgacaaatagattcaggggctcattcaggtgtgacctaaatcaaatcccttacgattatacagtggaagtacaaatagattcaagggattagatctgatagagtgcctgaagaactatggacagaggttcatgactttgtacaggaggcagtgatcaagaccatccccaagaaaaagaaatgtaaaaaggcaaaatggttttctgaggaggccttaaaaatagctgagttaagaagagaagctaaaggcaaaggagaaaaggaaagaaatacccatctgagtgcagagttccaaagaaaagcaaggagggataagaaagtcttcctcagtgatcaatgcaaggaaatagagaaatacaatagaatgggaaagattagagatctcttcaagaaaattagagataccaagggaacatttcatgcaaagactgacacactaaaggacagaaatggtatgaacctaagagaaacagaagatattaagaaaaggtggggagaatgcacagaagaactatacaaaaaagatcttcatgactcagataaccatggtgctgtgatcactgacctagggccagacatcctggaatacaaagtcaagtgggccttaggaagcatcactacaaagttaatggaggtgatggtATACCAGCTGAGCttcttcaaatcctaaaagatgatgctgttaaagtgtcacactcaatatgccaacaaatctgaAAAAATCAGTAGTGGCCataggtcatttttcattccaatcccaaagaaaggcagtgccaaaaaacgtccaaactactgcacaattgcactcatctcacgttttagcaaagtaatgctcaaaattctccaagtgaggcttcaacaggaTGTGAACCGAGAACATctagattttcaagctggatttagaaaaggcagaggaaccagagatcaaattgccaatatccgttgggtcattgaaaaaaaacaagagagttccagtaaaaaacatctatttctgctttattgactatgccaatgcctttgtcTGTGTagagcacaacaaactgtggaaaattctgtaagtaaggagaataccagaccacctgacctgcctcctgagaaaactgtatgcaggaaAACAACCAACATTTAAAACCcaacatggaataatggactggttccaaattgggaaaggagtatgtcaagtctgtatattgtcaccttacttatttaatttttctcagagaatatcatgcaaaatgccaggctggatgaagcataagctggaatcaagatttctgggaaaaatatcaataacctcagatatgcagatgccaccacccttatggcagaaagtgaagaggaactgaggaaagagaaagaggagagtgaaaaagctggcttaaaactcaacattaaaataaacaaagatcatgacatctggtcccattacttcatggcaaagagatggggaaacaattgaaacattTAGAgactcttttcttgggctccaaaatcactgcagatggtgactgcagccatgaaattaaaagacatttgctatTTGGAAGAAAacctgtgaccaacctagacaccatattaagaagcagagacattactttgccgacacaggtccatctattcaaagctatggtttttccagtagttatgtatggatgtgagagttagaccataaagaaacctgagcactgaagaattgatgcctttgaacaatgattttggagaagactcttgagattcccttagactgcaaggagatcaaagaagtcattcctaaaggaaatcagtctaactattcattggaaggactgatgctgaagttccaatattttggccacctgattcgaaaaactgacttattggaaaagaccctgatgctgggaaagactgaaggtaggaggagaagggatgacagaggatgagatgttttgatggcatcactgacttagtggacaaaagtctgagcaagctccgggagttggtgatggacatggaagactggcatgctgcagtccatggggctgcaaagagtcagactccactGAGTGACagaattgaactaaactgaagtttAGCAAAGTCTTCATTTGCATGAATAggtgtgtacttgtgtgtgtgtgtgcatatatgtgtgtgtgttatatttaaaaagttttaatatgTTTGGTTAGGGTAATAACCAGTAACCACTAGTCAGATCTCTTTTTCAATGAGCTTGGTTTTTcggttattatttatttatttagattccacaattaagtgagataataaagtatttgactttctctgttttattttcaattctcACTGCCCAATTCTCTTTATCTGACAAACTGACTAAATCAGTTGTAGACAATAACTATTGTGTTATAGGACTTCAAAGTTTGAGATAAAGTGCATTCATACTACAGAGAAACTTACAAAATTTCAGTGAAATAGGTCTCTGTTACTAGGATCCAGCTGAGctactcactgaaaaaaaaaatttctcaaacTATTGTTTGGagtcttgtttttaatatttcttcctAAATATCACAATTGATGTTACCAAACCTCATTTCAATTCCCTGTATCTAAAGGCAATATAATGAGGCATTCAATATACAGGAAAGAGGACTGGGTTGAGAATTTAGAGACCTGGGTTTAAGTCTAATCATTAATACATTATTTACCCAAATACTTACTATTTCTAGACTCCAGTTTCTTAAATTCTAATATGTGAAAATTGAATCGATTTTTCATGGTTTTATTTAGTCAGTTTCTCAGACAAAGAGAATTGGGCAGTGAGTGAGAATTGAAAATGAGACAGCgaaacacaaatattttattatatcacTTTGTGTggagtcataaaaaaaaaaaaaaagacaaagctgAAATACCAAGCTCCTTGAAAAAGAGATCAGACTAGTGTTTACCAGAGGtaggggaaggaggggtgggaaATTAGAGCTatgtggtcaaaaggtacaaacttccagttataagataagtaaGTAGTAGGGAtgtaattttggagaaggcaatggcaacccactccagtactcttgcctggaaaatcccatggttggaggagcctggtgggctgcagtccatggggtcgcaaagagtcggacacgactgagcgacttgactttcactttccactttcatgcattagagaaggaaatggcaacccactccagtgttcttgcctggagaatcccagggatggtggcgcctggtgggttgccgtttaaggggttgtacagagtcggacatgactgaagtgacttagcagtagcagcagggatgtaatgtacaacatgactATAGCTACCACTGCTGTATGATATATAAGAAAGTTATTAAGAAAGTAAATTCTGAGCATTCCCCTCACTAGGAGtaattcttttcctctcttttcttctttcttttgtttttgttgtatcTATATGAGCAGATGGATGTTAGCTGGACCTATTGTTGTAATCATTTCTTGAGATATATAAATCAAACCATCATTCTGCATGCCTTAAGCTTATACAgggattattatttttcaataaaattggaaaataaaaaaagaaaataatgtctgaaaCAGAGTGTCAAATTGGCAACCATGAATTAAAGAGGAAAGGTTGAGTGGGGCTACAGTTAGGACCATTTATCTCAGTAATGCTGAGATAAATTCCAAAGTCAAGCTAGGATTAACTGTCTCccaaaatattcattcaaagCCAGTAAGTTAAAATAGAATATTGAGCCAAAGAAGACAATTCAAAAAGATTCAGAGCAGAGCCACAGTAAAGTCATACCCAGCTTGGGGATCAAAGCCATAAGGTAGTAGCAGATGTGTGTGACATTGGTTTTAACTTGCTAAATTATATTTATACCTTGGATCTCTGAAAGTTGATACTTAATTGTTTTGATAACTTTGTTTAAAACACATGTGAGATCTATGACCTCAATTATCTTTTCTGTTTCATACTTTTATTAATGAGAATATAATCACAACAAAATTTTTTGAAACACCAGGAAAAATGTTTGTTCAGAAAAATACAGTACATACATAAACAAAAAGATATAGAATGTTATTAGCACTTAGAAAATAACAAATTCTTAGCATCTTTCATATTTAAGTTCATAACTGAAGATGGTCAGATTGACCACTTTGGgtgtgaaaggaaaaaataaagacacatttacttttaaattcaCCTGCTAGATGTGTTCACTGTAGGCTCCCTTATATATGTGAGGCCTGGGCCTGAGTGACTGCAAGTACAGTTGTCAAGCTTTTTAACAAACTGGATAACCATTTGTTTCTGCACAGCACATTATCTTTACATAGGAGCAATCAGCAGAAAACGTGAAGTAGCCAAGCATTCTGTACTACAAAACACCAACTTAACAGTCAGCCATCATTGCCCAACTGTTGTACAACTGAGTCTACTGCACAAAAATACATGAAACTAGAAATATGTTTGATaagtaattctttaaaaaattattttcaccttAAATTTCTCTGTATCGATGCAGATCCAGATTACCATTTAAATCCAAAGGTAAATAACACATGTACATACACTTATAATAACTTCAAGtaggtctttatttttaaaagaatgatggcAATGAAGAGTCAATCACTAGACAGTCTTTGAATACTCAGAAAGAAAAGGCTACACACATTTTCTTAAGTCTAGAGGCCACAAATTAGACAACAATCTGTTTACTTTCAAAGAAAATGCAGtatataaagataaatgaaaCTTTACCTCCAATATTCAAACCAATAACAAAGTTGTTCATCTCACTAACTTAAAAGATAtatgaataaaagaaacaaaataccatTATGAAATGAATTTTACCACTTGAGGCAAAATTCGAAACAAGTAAAAAGTTACACAATGTGTTAAAGAATAACCTTTTCAACAGATAGTAGGTAATTTCAAAGCCTGTCTGATCACCTGAGATGTTGATCTTCTCCCCCTGCTGTCCCCCTCATTCCCTTCCACACACCCCCAACTTTCAGGTTgttcataataaataataaataattctttattaTTCTAATATGACACCGCTCCTTCCTCTTCTGGAAACCTGGAGGGATTTTTTGATTGTCCTCAGGACCTGTACTTTCTTCTTGGTGGAAGGCTTCTGGATCTACATCTAGATGTGGTTGCTGAGGAAGATGTGGACTCCGAGGAGGACTTGGTACTTCCAGTGGAacttgatctcgaggatgatggAGAATTATCACAGGAGCGAGATGGAGACTTTGAGCGGCTGAAGTGAGATCGGGCCTGAGATGGCGATCGGCTCCTGGTGCTGGACCTGCGGCAGCGACCAAGCCTCGGGCTGTGGCTCTGGCGTTCTTGACTCTGGGGAGGAGTTTCCTGGCTGCGGCCTTGGTGGAAATCTAGGAGGCGACCATGGCGTGCCATCTGCACCCGCAGAACATGGCCATCTAGCATGACCCTGTCTAGGGCGTCCATGGCCTCCTCAGCGTGGTGCTTGTCGTGGAAGTGGACGAAGGCAAAGCCGCGGGACTCTTGAGTGAAGCAGTCCCAGGGGATGTACACATAGCCGATAGGCCCATACTTCTCGAAGATGCACCTCAGGGTGCTGTGAGAGATGCAGTCGGTCAGGTTGTCCACCTTGAGGGAGATCAAGTCGCCCACGTTGGGAGGAGGACGACTGTAATTCATGACCTTTGTGAGCTAAGCAGAGAGCCCCCTGAACTGAATTCTGAGCTAGCTGCAGTCTGCAAAGGCTGCAAGGACGACGCAGGCACTAAGTTTGCCTTGGCTTTGTTCAGCCTGAAGACTGTGCCTCTTTGCGTCAGTTGACCTCAGCCGGTGGCTGCTTATTGACCCCCGAATGTTGAGCGTTCTGTCCGCGTGGATTGTCTCCAGAGCTGAGACTGCTGGAGGAACAGCTCTGtaccagttttcctttttttaaagtgaaagttcaTGACTATAACATCATTTTATGACTTTTCCTGT
This window contains:
- the LOC100847359 gene encoding serine/arginine-rich splicing factor 2-like → MNYSRPPPNVGDLISLKVDNLTDCISHSTLRCIFEKYGPIGYVYIPWDCFTQESRGFAFVHFHDKHHAEEAMDALDRVMLDGHVLRVQMARHGRLLDFHQGRSQETPPQSQERQSHSPRLGRCRRSSTRSRSPSQARSHFSRSKSPSRSCDNSPSSSRSSSTGSTKSSSESTSSSATTSRCRSRSLPPRRKYRS